A single region of the Brassica rapa cultivar Chiifu-401-42 chromosome A03, CAAS_Brap_v3.01, whole genome shotgun sequence genome encodes:
- the LOC103862188 gene encoding DNA ligase 1 isoform X1 codes for MVGGGSRRDEGSMRPIQNTNLFAALDTRKKKKKSDKGKGSSVIKEPEPQVFWAPTPLKAKAWADIDSDDEDEDYFATTAPPPPPQPLWSASDAKEAHVEESESEEDVLDEGDDDDDLEEEHETQVHPEAEPEVKKAPEVPAPPKEAERQLSKKERKQKEQAEFDALLADFGVAPKGSNGQEKQEKKEVNGEGEKKENTAGESKASKKKKKKDKQKEVKESQDEEKSNADAAAGESGEQENEEASSSMDIKERLKKIASVKKKKSSKETDAAAKVAAQEAAARKAKLAAAKKKKEKNHYNQQPVR; via the exons atggttGGTGGAGGAAGCAGGAGAGACGAAGGATCGATGCGGCCGATTCAAAACACAAACTTGTTCGCCGCTTTGGATActcggaagaagaagaagaagtccgATAAGGGCAAAGGTTCCTCCGTCATTAAGGAGCCTGAGCCACAGGTCTTCTGGGCGCCTACGCCTCTAAAGGCAAAGGCTTGGGCTGATATTGATAGTGACGATGAAGATGAGGACTATTTCGCCACCactgctcctcctcctcctcctcagccCTTGTGGAGTGCTTCCGATGCAAAAGAGGCTCACGTTGAG GAAAGTGAGAGTGAAGAAGATGTTCTTGATgaaggtgatgatgatgatgatttggaGGAAGAGCATGAGACACAAGTTCATCCAGAAGCAGAGCCTGAGGTGAAAAAGGCTCCTGAAGTTCCTGCACCACCTAAGGAGGCAGAGAGGCAGCTTTCCAAGAAAGAGAGGAAACAGAAGGAACAAGCTGAGTTTGATGCTTTGTTGGCAGATTTTGGAGTTGCACCCAAGGGTAGCAATGGTCAAG AAAagcaagaaaagaaagaagtcAATGGAGAGGGAGAGAAGAAGGAGAACACAGCCGGAGAATCAAAGGcctcaaagaagaagaaaaagaaggataAACAGAAGGAAGTTAAAGAATCTCAGGATGAAGAAAAGAGCAATGCAGATGCTGCTGCAGGTGAGTCCGGTGAGCAGGAGAACGAGGAGGCTTCTTCTTCCATGGATATCAAAGAACGGCTGAAGAAGATTGCatcagtgaagaagaagaaatcaagCAAAGAGACGGATGCTGCTGCAAAAGTTGCTGcacaagaagcagctgctaggaAGGCGAAGCTGGCTGCtgcaaagaaaaagaaagagaagaatcaCTACAATCAACAGCCAGTGAGGTGA
- the LOC103862188 gene encoding nucleolin isoform X2 yields MVGGGSRRDEGSMRPIQNTNLFAALDTRKKKKKSDKGKGSSVIKEPEPQVFWAPTPLKAKAWADIDSDDEDEDYFATTAPPPPPQPLWSASDAKEAHVEESESEEDVLDEGDDDDDLEEEHETQVHPEAEPEVKKAPEVPAPPKEAERQLSKKERKQKEQAEFDALLADFGVAPKGSNGQEKKEVNGEGEKKENTAGESKASKKKKKKDKQKEVKESQDEEKSNADAAAGESGEQENEEASSSMDIKERLKKIASVKKKKSSKETDAAAKVAAQEAAARKAKLAAAKKKKEKNHYNQQPVR; encoded by the exons atggttGGTGGAGGAAGCAGGAGAGACGAAGGATCGATGCGGCCGATTCAAAACACAAACTTGTTCGCCGCTTTGGATActcggaagaagaagaagaagtccgATAAGGGCAAAGGTTCCTCCGTCATTAAGGAGCCTGAGCCACAGGTCTTCTGGGCGCCTACGCCTCTAAAGGCAAAGGCTTGGGCTGATATTGATAGTGACGATGAAGATGAGGACTATTTCGCCACCactgctcctcctcctcctcctcagccCTTGTGGAGTGCTTCCGATGCAAAAGAGGCTCACGTTGAG GAAAGTGAGAGTGAAGAAGATGTTCTTGATgaaggtgatgatgatgatgatttggaGGAAGAGCATGAGACACAAGTTCATCCAGAAGCAGAGCCTGAGGTGAAAAAGGCTCCTGAAGTTCCTGCACCACCTAAGGAGGCAGAGAGGCAGCTTTCCAAGAAAGAGAGGAAACAGAAGGAACAAGCTGAGTTTGATGCTTTGTTGGCAGATTTTGGAGTTGCACCCAAGGGTAGCAATGGTCAAG aaaagaaagaagtcAATGGAGAGGGAGAGAAGAAGGAGAACACAGCCGGAGAATCAAAGGcctcaaagaagaagaaaaagaaggataAACAGAAGGAAGTTAAAGAATCTCAGGATGAAGAAAAGAGCAATGCAGATGCTGCTGCAGGTGAGTCCGGTGAGCAGGAGAACGAGGAGGCTTCTTCTTCCATGGATATCAAAGAACGGCTGAAGAAGATTGCatcagtgaagaagaagaaatcaagCAAAGAGACGGATGCTGCTGCAAAAGTTGCTGcacaagaagcagctgctaggaAGGCGAAGCTGGCTGCtgcaaagaaaaagaaagagaagaatcaCTACAATCAACAGCCAGTGAGGTGA